One region of Mycolicibacterium lutetiense genomic DNA includes:
- a CDS encoding WXG100 family type VII secretion target, which yields MGDELRVDPTLVSVAADRIDTAAEGLRAAHATASDRITAASAGWVGTSAAALSGAGTRWQEQSAARYGELVGLAGDYRSAAAGYVNTDEGEAADVQAAATAMGI from the coding sequence ATGGGTGACGAATTGCGGGTTGACCCGACACTGGTGTCGGTGGCTGCCGATCGCATCGATACGGCTGCTGAGGGATTGCGCGCGGCCCATGCCACTGCCAGTGACCGCATCACCGCTGCCTCGGCCGGTTGGGTCGGTACCAGCGCGGCCGCCCTCTCAGGGGCGGGCACTCGATGGCAGGAACAATCCGCGGCCCGCTATGGCGAGCTGGTCGGGCTTGCCGGCGATTACCGGTCCGCAGCGGCCGGCTATGTCAACACCGACGAGGGCGAAGCCGCCGACGTTCAAGCAGCCGCCACAGCGATGGGAATCTAG
- a CDS encoding TPR repeat region-containing protein gives MTAAAGGEVTIPAEQGSGDGQSMQDGQLTPEESARLQANTTLTPQQLDALARGELVLPASQMEYLNQVARSLDGKSTPEIRALMDRLGADGDRLQDALQLVSNENITTVGAGGLKGSFESLPEAVRRDLTKYPLNTHDSPVGAYTSARPELLDLAGMVERGNPALQQGSSFDQAMLKQAEMMLDNSKISDKLPSANVQDLVPFNKGQVDPTLQAMLSAAGRDQMALHGALTGEHGDRMIENVLTRQWADDGAAASNMLTGLAPVAEATNLADPTQVAQATRAGEIMHAVDQWAGENAPKLLDIAGTDGQSLGQVNPELARGLAEANRPYIDDMLGNKLDNTLGFEPLDDLKKPELPVTRDLFSVIDSDRQAAETLNAKAYLNGIQYEDNFEKSIVAGESPNVGDLHSAGTMRGVIETAANIADNDAIKYGNLEDVRAYESRGEWLDAAKELGGQVPVLKELLDGIGKMPGDPLKEIFVGNLPTPDPTTGIATTTSESLQYSVASELLNNSIGDKSAFSRLGLLDEFGNLKALDNASIPNFRTAFLDYFAGIDPKVALSMLQYQAAYSQAHPTAQSHTGE, from the coding sequence ATGACCGCCGCGGCTGGCGGTGAGGTCACGATCCCGGCCGAGCAGGGTTCCGGAGACGGGCAATCCATGCAGGACGGACAACTCACGCCCGAGGAGTCGGCGCGGTTGCAGGCCAACACCACGCTCACGCCGCAACAGCTGGACGCGTTGGCGCGCGGTGAGCTGGTGCTACCTGCCAGTCAGATGGAGTATCTGAACCAGGTGGCGCGCTCGCTGGATGGTAAGAGCACGCCCGAGATTCGGGCGCTGATGGATCGCCTTGGCGCCGATGGGGATCGGTTGCAGGACGCGTTGCAACTGGTGTCCAACGAAAACATCACCACGGTTGGCGCTGGTGGGCTGAAGGGCAGTTTCGAGTCTTTGCCGGAGGCGGTTCGCCGCGATCTGACCAAATACCCACTGAACACTCATGATTCGCCGGTGGGGGCCTACACCTCGGCGCGGCCTGAATTGCTTGACCTTGCGGGAATGGTGGAGCGGGGCAATCCGGCGTTGCAGCAAGGGTCGTCGTTCGATCAGGCGATGCTCAAGCAGGCCGAGATGATGCTGGATAACTCCAAGATCTCGGACAAGTTGCCCAGCGCCAACGTTCAGGATTTGGTGCCGTTCAACAAGGGCCAAGTCGATCCGACGTTGCAGGCGATGCTGTCGGCGGCCGGACGCGATCAGATGGCCCTGCACGGCGCGCTGACCGGTGAACACGGCGACAGAATGATCGAAAACGTGTTGACCCGGCAATGGGCTGATGACGGGGCTGCAGCGTCGAACATGTTGACCGGCCTGGCCCCGGTCGCCGAAGCGACCAATCTGGCCGACCCAACCCAGGTAGCCCAGGCCACCCGCGCCGGGGAGATCATGCACGCGGTCGATCAGTGGGCAGGTGAAAACGCGCCCAAACTATTGGACATTGCCGGTACCGACGGCCAGTCGCTCGGGCAGGTCAATCCCGAACTGGCCCGCGGCCTGGCGGAAGCCAACAGGCCCTACATTGACGACATGCTGGGCAACAAACTCGACAACACCCTCGGCTTCGAGCCGTTGGATGACCTGAAGAAGCCGGAGTTGCCGGTCACTCGCGACTTGTTCTCGGTGATCGACAGCGACAGACAAGCTGCCGAAACCCTAAATGCAAAGGCCTATTTGAACGGCATCCAGTACGAGGATAACTTCGAGAAATCCATCGTCGCCGGTGAAAGTCCGAACGTGGGCGACTTGCATTCCGCGGGCACGATGCGCGGGGTTATCGAAACCGCAGCCAACATCGCCGACAACGACGCTATTAAGTATGGCAATCTCGAAGATGTTCGGGCGTACGAAAGCCGCGGTGAATGGCTCGACGCCGCCAAGGAGTTGGGTGGACAAGTACCCGTACTCAAAGAGTTGCTCGATGGCATCGGCAAGATGCCTGGCGACCCCTTGAAGGAAATTTTCGTTGGTAATCTCCCCACACCCGATCCCACAACAGGGATCGCCACTACCACATCCGAATCCCTTCAGTATTCGGTGGCATCCGAATTGCTCAATAACAGCATCGGTGACAAAAGCGCCTTTTCCCGACTCGGTTTGCTCGATGAATTCGGTAACCTCAAGGCGCTTGACAACGCTTCGATTCCCAATTTCCGGACTGCGTTTCTGGACTACTTCGCCGGTATTGATCCGAAGGTGGCGTTGAGTATGTTGCAATATCAGGCGGCTTACAGCCAAGCACACCCCACGGCGCAAAGCCACACCGGCGAGTGA
- a CDS encoding DHA2 family efflux MFS transporter permease subunit, with translation MSIGAEDTATPLRTQSSAHVIIALLVSSAFVMILNETIMSVALPALIVDLDVSANTAQWLTSGFLLTMAVVIPMSGSLLQRFPVRGIYLTSMTLFCTGTLVAALAPGFAVLMAGRIVQACGTAVMMPLLMTTVMTLIPADRRGQMMGTISIVIAVAPAIGPTLSGFILGSLDWRWMFWIVLPIALVALGAGLLWLGVDEERQKPTPIDPISVPLSAMAFAGLVFGLSLMGESAHGQTAVPAWVPMSIGAVAMLIFGARQIQLQRRDRAFLDLRPFTYRRFSVSLGLVVLGFMALFGAIIMVPLYVQDVLGKSALVAGLTSLPGGLLMGIAGPLVGRAYDRHGARRLVVPGSVALCVALWGFTMLSGASAVWELVVLQTVMMVALSMMFTPLMTDALSVLPDRLYSHGSAILTTLQQVGGAAGTALFVTVMTKASHSGGAPDLPGVHAAFTAAAVISVLAVVTALFTAAHPNPAGGTPTH, from the coding sequence ATGAGCATCGGGGCGGAGGACACCGCGACGCCGCTGCGCACCCAGTCGAGCGCTCACGTCATCATCGCGCTGCTGGTCAGCTCGGCGTTCGTGATGATCCTCAACGAGACGATCATGAGCGTCGCGCTACCGGCGCTGATCGTCGATCTGGATGTTTCCGCGAACACTGCGCAATGGCTGACCAGCGGGTTCCTGTTGACCATGGCGGTCGTCATCCCGATGTCCGGGTCGCTGCTGCAGCGGTTCCCGGTCCGCGGCATCTACCTGACATCGATGACCTTGTTCTGCACCGGCACGTTGGTGGCCGCGCTCGCGCCGGGGTTCGCGGTACTCATGGCCGGACGGATCGTGCAGGCGTGTGGCACTGCGGTCATGATGCCGCTGCTGATGACGACGGTCATGACGTTGATCCCCGCCGACCGGCGCGGGCAGATGATGGGGACCATCTCGATCGTCATCGCGGTCGCGCCGGCGATCGGACCGACGTTGTCGGGTTTCATCCTCGGCTCGCTCGACTGGCGCTGGATGTTCTGGATCGTGCTGCCGATCGCCCTGGTGGCCCTCGGCGCCGGTCTCCTCTGGCTTGGGGTCGACGAGGAACGGCAGAAGCCGACGCCCATCGACCCCATCTCGGTACCGCTGTCGGCGATGGCGTTCGCGGGCTTGGTGTTCGGACTGTCGCTGATGGGTGAATCCGCCCACGGTCAAACGGCCGTCCCCGCGTGGGTGCCGATGTCGATCGGCGCGGTGGCGATGTTGATCTTCGGCGCCCGGCAGATACAGCTGCAACGACGTGACCGCGCGTTCCTGGACCTTCGGCCGTTCACCTATCGGCGGTTCTCGGTGTCGCTGGGCCTGGTGGTCCTCGGCTTCATGGCGCTGTTCGGTGCCATCATCATGGTGCCGCTGTATGTGCAGGATGTGCTGGGGAAGAGTGCGTTGGTCGCCGGTCTGACGAGCCTGCCGGGTGGGCTGCTGATGGGCATCGCAGGTCCACTGGTCGGTCGGGCCTACGACCGTCACGGCGCCCGACGGTTGGTCGTACCAGGGTCGGTGGCGTTGTGCGTGGCCCTGTGGGGATTCACCATGCTGTCGGGGGCGTCGGCGGTCTGGGAACTGGTTGTCCTCCAAACGGTCATGATGGTGGCGTTGTCGATGATGTTCACCCCGTTGATGACCGACGCGCTGAGCGTTCTGCCCGACCGGCTCTACTCGCATGGCAGCGCCATCCTCACGACACTGCAACAGGTCGGGGGCGCGGCCGGCACGGCGCTGTTCGTGACGGTCATGACCAAGGCCTCGCATTCGGGCGGTGCCCCGGATCTTCCCGGGGTGCATGCGGCCTTCACGGCTGCGGCGGTGATCAGTGTGCTTGCGGTGGTGACGGCGTTGTTCACCGCTGCGCACCCGAATCCGGCGGGCGGCACGCCGACGCACTGA